In Dermacentor andersoni chromosome 4, qqDerAnde1_hic_scaffold, whole genome shotgun sequence, the following proteins share a genomic window:
- the rtv gene encoding UPAR/Ly6 domain-containing protein rtv: MFSFGASKRRLGLASLSLAALLAMVLLPSLVEGRRTSHCYVCRSRGQLGDCRDPFPYNETTVEGVRGVEASPCASKWCGKLVEGRDEDFDLATERMCLQRPPDDLEERCAETLYQNRRVYMCFCRGDLCNGAHRTTAAGSAAVVFALASAWAIRCALQL, encoded by the exons ATGTTCTCCTTCGGAGCCTCGAAGCGCCGACTAGGCCTCGCTTCGCTGTCACTGGCGGCACTGCTGGCCATGGTTCTGCTTCCATCGCTGGTCGAAGGCC GTCGTACGTCGCACTGCTACGTGTGCCGCTCTAGGGGCCAGCTGGGCGACTGTCGGGACCCGTTCCCCTACAACGAGACCACGGTCGAAGGCGTTCGTGGGGTCGAGGCCTCGCCGTGCGCCTCCAAATGGTGCGGAAAGCTCGTCGAAGGACGGGACGAAG ACTTCGACCTTGCCACCGAGCGGATGTGCTTGCAGCGACCCCCAGACGATCTGGAGGAGAGGTGCGCCGAGACTCTGTACCAAAACAGACGCGTCTACATGTGCTTCTGCCGGGGAGATCTGTGCAACGGGGCCCACAGGACTACGGCCGCGGGCTCTGCAGCCGTCGTCTTTGCCCTCGCATCGGCTTGGGCAATTCGCTGCGCGCTGCAGTTGTGA